In a single window of the Octopus sinensis linkage group LG1, ASM634580v1, whole genome shotgun sequence genome:
- the LOC115232675 gene encoding interleukin 17-like protein, with protein sequence MCQTYYTFRIFNLHRSSTMKITTASVHVVLFHFFCFVSFVPSASIPVQCKIPTNLKILYENIADMPQIGSDQLAVTDEDKACPKSLFFTDIRKRSTCPWYLKLVHDSLVYPPLRMEAVCRCLDCLDSDSNHLCVTVYTKTTVLKRTGECVDGEYVYKPSVIEIATACVCARKIDVQQRDNANH encoded by the exons ATGTGTCAAACATATTACACCTTTCGTATTTTCAATTTACACAGAAGCAGCACAATGAAGATAACCaca GCTTCCGTTCACGTTGTATTGTTCCACTTCTTCTGCTTCGTATCGTTCGTGCCATCGGCATCAATTCCTGTCCAATGCAAAATACCAACCAATTTGAAAATCCTGTATGAGAATATTGCCGATATGCCACAAATAGGAAGTGACCAGCTCGCAGTAACCGATGAGGATAAAGCTTGCCCAAAATCTTTATTCTTTACTGATATCCGTAAGCGTTCTACCTGCCCTTGGTATCTTAAATTGGTCCACGATTCATTAGTTTATCCTCCGTTACGTATGGAAGCTGTATGTCGCTGTCTAGACTGTCTAGACTCTGACAGCAACCATCTATGTGTAACTGTATACACAAAAACGACTGTCCTCAAACGTACAGGTGAATGCGTTGATGGAGAATATGTGTATAAACCAAGTGTGATTGAGATAGCTACAGCCTGCGTCTGTGCACGAAAGATCGATGTGCAGCAGAGAGATAATGCAAATCATTAG